In Centropristis striata isolate RG_2023a ecotype Rhode Island chromosome 1, C.striata_1.0, whole genome shotgun sequence, one DNA window encodes the following:
- the LOC131960792 gene encoding zinc finger protein 394-like: MKPQLAGTMKRQESAGGAGGAGEAAGTLQEELVAAIHGAFEVAVEIAVREVTKLVGQASGDLYEEMRRENQTLKQRLQRAEALLDSAGSPPTHQLQDNNKPLDQPPHGKYDQKSPNPEGSNVHICTGVRGHAAPAGPSRAHQPADPQQDHEELQTQQVPDAAAQKHAGDAVTAGASEEVSRVCVLRVKSLNRSRETAERDSPPPPPSEEDESSSEPVRVKQEETEEEEGEDSACCLDSIKMEDFSLECMSTVQSKMLEDWKPEVLDHLSQDSNTSLSCSRLAQDFPNMFQLEPAPVPEAAPQVYGVHVRTGHRSNPAHSNLYTCKSCQQTFQLPSLLRRHYSQCQQKLQQFCRTPVDGGKRTRLQLYPPGCSPFRCTECNREFNRMENLKTHLRIHTGERPYTCSVCSKCFRHSGALTRHFRIHTGEKPYVCGQCGKSFRNCGGLKFHQRSHSKQLQ; encoded by the exons ATGAAGCCGCAGCTGGCTGGGACCATGAAGCGGCAGGagtcagcaggaggagcaggaggagccgGGGAGGCTGCTGGGaccctgcaggaggagctggtcGCAGCCATCCATGGCGCGTTTGAGGTGGCTGTGGAGATCGCAGTTCGAGAGGTGACAAAGCTGGTCGGCCAGGCTTCAGGAGACCTCTACGAGGAGATGCGACGAGAGAACCAGACCCTGAAGCAGAGACTGCAGAGAGCTGAAGCCCTGCTGGACTCTGCTGGATCTCCTCCTACACACCAGCTCCAGGACAACAACAAGCCTTTAGATCAGCCGCCTCACGGCAAATACGATCAGAAGAGCCCAAATCCAGAAGGGAGCAACGTGCACATCTGcacaggggtcagaggtcacgctGCTCCTGCAGGTCCCAGCCGAGCTCACCAGCCTGCTGACCCCCAGCAGGACCATGAGGAGCTGCAGACCCAGCAGGTCCCTGATGCTGCTGCACAGAAACATGCAGGTGATGCTGTGACTGCAG GAGCCAGTGAGGAGGTGTcccgtgtgtgtgttctgaggGTAAAAAGCTTGAACCGGAGCAGAGAAACAGCAGAACgagactctcctcctcctcctcccagcgAGGAAGACGAGTCCTCCTCAGAGCCTGTTAGAGTGAAGCaggaggagacggaggaggaggagggggaggactCCGCCTGCTGTCTAGACTCCATCAAGATGGAGGACTTCAGTCTGGAGTGTATGTCAACGGTCCAGTCCAAGATGCTGGAGGACTGGAAACCAGaagttctggatcatctgagcCAAGACTCCAACACGTCTCTGTCCTGCAGCAGGCTGGCTCAAG ACTTCCCGAACATGTTCCAGCTGGAACCAGCTCCGGTCCCCGAAGCGGCTCCGCAGGTTTACGGGGTCCATGTGAGGACGGGCCACCGCAGCAACCCGGCCCACAGCAACCTGTACACCTGCAAGTCCTGCCAGCAGACGTTCCAGCTGCCCAGCCTGCTGCGGCGCCACTACAGCCAGTGCCAGCAGAAGCTGCAGCAGTTCTGTCGGACCCCCGTAGACGGAGGCAAGAGGACCCGGCTGCAGCTGTACCCGCCCGGCTGCAGCCCATTCCGCTGCACCGAGTGCAACCGGGAGTTCAACCGCATGGAGAACCTCAAGACTCACCTCCGCATCCACACGGGGGAGAGACCCTACACCTGCTCCGTCTGCTCCAAGTGTTTCCGGCACTCCGGGGCTCTAACCAGGCACTTCCGCATCCACACCGGAGAGAAACCGTACGTCTGTGGACAGTGTGGGAAGTCCTTCAGGAACTGTGGGGGGCTGAAGTTCCACCAGCGCTCACACAGCAAGCAGCTACAGTAG